A portion of the Cetobacterium ceti genome contains these proteins:
- the ald gene encoding alanine dehydrogenase, with amino-acid sequence MIIGVPREIKNNENRVGLTPEGVKKLIEQNHKVYIEKDAGIGSGFSNEEYISAGGQILYSLKDIYKKSNFIIKVKEPQEIELSFIKENQVIFTYFHLASNEKLTRKLIEKKCICIAYETIEKENGFLPLLFPMSEVAGKSSVILGGYFLSKVNKGKGLLLGGTVGTRSGKIVIIGAGTVGQNALKIAYGLGANVIILDIDIEKLKYLEDIYQNQIETLYSNRENILKVISEGDLIIGTVLIPGDRAPKLILKEDLKLIPKGSLLMDISIDQGGCFETSVPTTHENPIYEVDGINHYCVTNIPGAFSETSTKALTNVTYKYLEVLVNNSLEEAIKKYPELVGGINLYKGKCTNKVISKLYNLEFHKLF; translated from the coding sequence ATGATTATAGGAGTTCCACGAGAAATAAAAAATAATGAAAATAGGGTAGGATTAACTCCTGAAGGAGTTAAAAAATTAATAGAACAAAATCATAAAGTTTATATAGAAAAAGATGCAGGAATTGGGTCTGGATTTTCAAACGAAGAATATATAAGTGCAGGAGGACAAATTTTATATTCTTTAAAAGATATTTATAAAAAAAGTAATTTTATAATAAAAGTAAAAGAGCCTCAAGAGATAGAACTTTCTTTTATAAAAGAAAATCAAGTGATATTTACATATTTTCATTTGGCTTCAAATGAAAAATTAACAAGAAAATTAATAGAAAAAAAATGTATATGTATTGCTTATGAAACAATAGAAAAAGAAAATGGATTTTTACCTTTATTATTTCCTATGTCAGAAGTTGCTGGGAAATCTTCAGTTATTTTAGGAGGATATTTTTTATCAAAAGTTAATAAAGGGAAAGGATTACTTTTGGGAGGAACAGTAGGAACTAGAAGTGGAAAAATTGTTATTATAGGGGCTGGAACAGTTGGGCAAAATGCTTTAAAAATTGCTTATGGATTAGGAGCTAATGTTATTATTTTAGATATTGACATAGAAAAATTAAAATATTTAGAAGACATTTATCAAAATCAAATAGAAACTCTTTACTCAAATAGGGAGAATATTTTAAAAGTAATTTCTGAAGGAGATTTAATAATAGGAACAGTATTAATTCCAGGGGATAGAGCACCAAAATTAATTTTGAAAGAGGATTTAAAGTTAATTCCAAAGGGAAGTTTATTAATGGATATTTCTATAGATCAAGGAGGATGTTTTGAAACATCTGTGCCGACTACTCATGAAAATCCAATTTATGAAGTTGATGGAATAAATCATTATTGCGTCACAAATATACCTGGGGCTTTTTCTGAAACTTCAACAAAAGCATTAACAAATGTTACTTATAAATATTTAGAAGTTTTAGTAAATAATTCTTTAGAGGAAGCAATAAAAAAATATCCAGAGTTAGTTGGTGGAATAAATTTATATAAAGGGAAATGTACAAATAAAGTTATAAGTAAACTTTATAATTTAGAATTTCATAAATTATTTTAA
- a CDS encoding PFL family protein, with the protein MISRIEIQETNEMIKEAKLDVRTITMGINLMDCADPSIDKFNENIYNKIVKYAKDLVEVGEEIAKEFGVPVVNKRISVTPIAIAASGCKTDSYVSIAETLDRAAKECGVNFIGGFSALVQKGYTNSDKILISSIPEAMKVTERVCASVNVGTSRNGINMDAVKTMGEIIKETAELTKEMDSLGCAKLVVFCNAVEDNPFMAGAFHGVGEADCVINVGVSGPGVVKRALEEVKGKDFETLCETVKKAAFKITRVGQIVAQEASRRLNVPFGIIDLSLAPTPAVGDSIGEIFQEMGLEQPGAPGTTAALAILNDNVKKGGVMASSYVGGLSGAFIPVSEDHAMIEAAKIGALTIEKLEAMTCVCSVGLDMIAIPGKTSAETISGIIADESAIGMVNNKTTAVRIIPVIGKDVGQTVEFGGLLGWAPIMAVNNYSCKNFIHRGGRIPAPIHSFKN; encoded by the coding sequence ATGATTTCAAGAATTGAAATTCAAGAAACAAATGAAATGATTAAAGAGGCAAAATTAGATGTTCGAACAATAACAATGGGAATAAATTTAATGGATTGTGCTGATCCAAGTATAGATAAATTTAATGAAAATATATATAACAAAATAGTGAAGTATGCAAAAGATTTAGTTGAAGTTGGAGAAGAAATTGCAAAAGAGTTTGGAGTTCCTGTGGTTAATAAAAGAATATCAGTTACTCCTATCGCCATAGCAGCATCAGGATGTAAAACAGATTCCTATGTTTCTATAGCAGAAACTTTAGATAGAGCAGCAAAAGAGTGCGGAGTTAATTTCATAGGGGGATTTTCAGCTCTTGTACAGAAGGGATATACAAATTCAGATAAAATATTAATTTCTTCTATTCCAGAAGCGATGAAAGTAACAGAAAGAGTTTGTGCTTCGGTGAATGTAGGAACTTCAAGAAACGGAATAAATATGGATGCAGTAAAAACAATGGGAGAAATTATAAAAGAAACGGCAGAATTAACTAAGGAAATGGACTCTTTAGGTTGCGCAAAACTAGTTGTATTTTGTAATGCAGTGGAAGACAATCCATTTATGGCTGGGGCTTTTCATGGGGTAGGAGAAGCTGATTGCGTTATAAATGTAGGAGTAAGTGGACCGGGAGTTGTTAAAAGAGCTTTAGAAGAAGTTAAAGGAAAAGATTTTGAAACTTTATGTGAAACAGTAAAAAAAGCAGCTTTTAAAATAACCCGAGTTGGGCAAATTGTAGCTCAAGAAGCATCAAGAAGATTAAATGTTCCTTTCGGTATAATAGATTTATCTTTAGCTCCTACTCCTGCTGTGGGAGATAGTATTGGAGAAATTTTTCAAGAGATGGGATTAGAGCAACCAGGAGCTCCAGGGACAACAGCGGCCTTAGCTATTTTAAATGATAATGTAAAAAAAGGTGGGGTTATGGCATCTTCTTATGTAGGAGGACTCTCAGGAGCATTTATACCTGTGAGTGAAGATCATGCCATGATAGAAGCAGCAAAAATAGGAGCTTTAACTATAGAGAAGTTAGAAGCTATGACTTGTGTTTGTTCAGTTGGACTTGATATGATAGCAATACCTGGGAAAACAAGTGCTGAAACTATTTCAGGAATAATTGCAGATGAATCAGCAATAGGAATGGTAAATAATAAAACTACAGCTGTAAGAATTATTCCAGTTATAGGAAAAGATGTGGGACAGACTGTTGAGTTTGGAGGACTTTTAGGTTGGGCGCCAATAATGGCAGTTAATAATTATAGTTGCAAGAATTTTATTCATAGAGGTGGAAGAATACCAGCTCCAATACATAGCTTTAAAAATTAG
- a CDS encoding ACT domain-containing protein yields MKCIVTVLGKDRVGIIAKVSNYLAEVNVNILDISQSIIDGYFNMIMIVDVSKSKKPIEIISEELPNIGIELGIVINVQHEDIFNCMHRI; encoded by the coding sequence ATGAAATGTATTGTTACTGTTTTAGGAAAAGATAGAGTTGGGATTATAGCTAAAGTTTCTAATTATTTAGCTGAAGTAAATGTTAATATTTTAGATATTTCTCAGTCAATTATAGATGGATATTTTAATATGATTATGATTGTAGATGTTTCTAAATCCAAAAAACCAATAGAGATAATAAGTGAGGAACTTCCAAACATTGGAATAGAGTTAGGAATAGTTATCAATGTGCAACATGAAGATATTTTCAATTGTATGCATCGTATTTAA